In one Brassica oleracea var. oleracea cultivar TO1000 chromosome C9, BOL, whole genome shotgun sequence genomic region, the following are encoded:
- the LOC106316497 gene encoding transcriptional regulator TAC1-like — protein sequence MQNMECDRSSSSTSSESGAVLHHLTTSSTVTRRMYECTFCKRGFTNAQALGGHMNIHRRDRLNKAAMQQNDADVALSSARRCFHVASSDRGGYEQVESVVLRATTNLSLRIGSMVTRRENVVVEGDEIDLELRLGL from the coding sequence ATGCAAAATATGGAGTGTGATAGATCATCGTCGTCCACATCATCAGAAAGCGGGGCCGTTCTTCATCATCTTACTACATCGTCCACCGTGACGAGGCGAATGTACGAGTGCACTTTCTGCAAAAGAGGTTTCACGAACGCACAAGCTTTGGGTGGTCACATGAACATCCATCGACGTGACCGTCTCAACAAGGCTGCCATGCAGCAAAACGACGCTGACGTAGCACTCTCCAGTGCTCGAAGATGTTTCCACGTGGCATCATCTGATCGTGGAGGCTACGAGCAAGTTGAATCCGTCGTGTTGAGGGCGACCACGAACTTGAGCTTACGAATCGGCTCGATGGTTACAAGGAGAGAAAACGTGGTCGTTGAAGGAGATGAAATCGATTTGGAGCTACGTCTTGGCTTATGA
- the LOC106316496 gene encoding LOW QUALITY PROTEIN: transcription factor bHLH92-like (The sequence of the model RefSeq protein was modified relative to this genomic sequence to represent the inferred CDS: inserted 2 bases in 1 codon) has product MDTFFLDSIWEEEDIFWDLIAGDVSGNADNTVSVLNRSAFRSYVRDTEQTMVSSSSSVNVNKRMLNLLRKIWEENKNALAPEKERCRQHMMKERTRRMKQKQSYLALHSLLPFATKNDKNSXKAVDQIGKLDEYKKELERRMNVLEAKSATDHDKMTGTKIRFSLQEPLSGIDSMVEILQCLKSMGTKLKTVQANFSPHEFSATMNIETQIRGEEVEERVERRLQETEWKLLVLPEASRIEDY; this is encoded by the exons ATGGATACCTTCTTTCTAGATTCCATTTGGGAAGAAGAAGACATATTCTGGGATCTGATCGCCGGTGATGTCTCCGGCAACGCTGACAATACCGTAAGTGTACTAAACAGAAGCGCTTTTAGGTCATACGTGAGGGACACGGAGCAGACGATGGTATCTTCTTCATCGTCGGTGAACGTGAACAAGAGAATGTTGAATCTTTTGAGAAAGATTTGGGAGGAGAACAAAAATGCGTTAGCGCCGGAGAAGGAGAGATGCCGACAACATATGATGAAAGAGAGGACGAGAAGAATGAAACAAAAACAGAGTTACTTAGCTCTGCATTCTCTATTACCATTTGCCACTAAG AATGACAAAAATTC AAAAGCGGTCGATCAAATTGGGAAATTAGACGAATATAAGAAAGAACTGGAGAGAAGAATGAATGTGTTGGAGGCAAAATCAGCAACGGATCATGATAAAATGACTGGAACAAAGATTAGGTTTAGTCTACAAGAACCCTTGTCTGGGATCGATTCAATGGTAGAAATTCTTCAATGTCTTAAATCAATGGGGACAAAACTCAAAACGGTCCAAGCCAATTTCTCTCCTCACGAATTCTCTGCAACCATGAACATTGAGACTCAG ATACGAGGAGAGGAGGTGGAAGAGAGAGTGGAGAGAAGACTCCAAGAAACTGAATGGAAGCTCCTCGTTCTCCCAGAAGCTTCGCGTATCGAAGACTACTGA